A region of Paenibacillus sp. JNUCC-31 DNA encodes the following proteins:
- a CDS encoding HU family DNA-binding protein — MDKEQLITEVAKNGGFSKKNAEKAVTVVLDSILEALKEGKEVQLVGFGKFEVRNREARMGKSRRTGKEIQLPAGKVPVFTAGLTMKEALN; from the coding sequence ATGGATAAAGAACAATTGATCACAGAAGTAGCCAAAAACGGCGGATTCTCCAAAAAGAACGCTGAAAAAGCAGTAACCGTTGTACTGGATTCCATTTTGGAAGCTTTGAAAGAAGGCAAAGAAGTTCAACTGGTTGGATTCGGAAAATTCGAAGTGCGTAATCGTGAAGCACGTATGGGCAAAAGCCGGAGAACCGGTAAAGAAATTCAACTTCCCGCAGGTAAGGTACCTGTATTTACAGCAGGATTAACGATGAAAGAAGCTTTGAACTAA
- a CDS encoding ABC transporter ATP-binding protein: MAMGKVLISGRHLTKVYGTGNRKKAAVDDVSFDFHEGEIISIVGESGSGKTTLAKMIMGLLKETGGAIEYDGKPRQLKRYRERKAYWKDIQAIFQDPFSSFNVFHRVEKLLVDCIKLQGLKLNKDEEYAKMKEACSFVNLKFEELYNKYPFELSGGQMQRLMIARIFMLHPKVLIADEPTSMVDACSRSTILDMLLKLRDENRMTIVFITHDVGLAYYVSDTICIMEHGRMVEAGRAEEVIHHAEHPYTKQLINDVPKIHSPWVLD; encoded by the coding sequence ATGGCGATGGGCAAGGTGCTGATCAGCGGCCGCCATCTGACCAAGGTGTACGGTACAGGCAATCGCAAAAAGGCAGCGGTGGACGATGTCAGCTTTGATTTTCATGAAGGGGAGATTATCTCCATTGTAGGAGAGAGCGGCAGCGGCAAGACGACACTTGCCAAAATGATTATGGGATTGCTGAAGGAAACGGGCGGGGCAATAGAATACGATGGCAAGCCAAGACAGTTGAAGCGGTATCGTGAACGTAAAGCGTATTGGAAGGATATCCAGGCCATTTTCCAGGACCCGTTCTCTTCGTTCAACGTATTTCACCGGGTGGAGAAACTGCTGGTGGACTGTATCAAACTCCAGGGACTGAAGCTGAACAAGGATGAGGAATATGCCAAAATGAAGGAAGCCTGTTCCTTCGTCAACCTGAAGTTTGAGGAATTATACAATAAATATCCGTTTGAGCTGTCCGGTGGACAGATGCAGCGGCTCATGATTGCCCGTATTTTCATGCTGCATCCAAAGGTGTTAATTGCCGACGAACCGACGTCCATGGTGGACGCATGCTCTCGTTCAACCATTTTGGATATGCTGCTGAAGCTTCGTGACGAGAACCGTATGACCATTGTGTTTATTACGCACGATGTGGGTCTGGCTTATTATGTGAGCGACACGATCTGTATTATGGAGCATGGACGAATGGTGGAGGCAGGAAGAGCCGAGGAAGTCATTCATCATGCGGAGCATCCCTATACCAAACAATTAATCAATGACGTACCCAAAATTCATTCTCCCTGGGTGCTCGATTGA
- a CDS encoding tyrosine-type recombinase/integrase: MVVQEFIYMLTIQGELTPKTLKEYASDLKHFTEWYKGNDTRSEEISFRIEDVDTSTLVNYREDSEKVLQLKPSTINRRLITLKRFFKWAVAESKINLDPSKPLKFIPEDKVSPRRMTTAEEQSFLLAVENGNSLRDRTILTLMFHTGLRTMEVCNLAPGDIELGKRSGQLTVRADKRNGQRKIPLNMTCIALLKRYMAGLAPDSPYLFPSEKTSDRLTERALRHLIKKVMTTAGLEGLSSHDLRHRFGYAMAEHTPLHRLAEMMGHINPDTTMIYVKGLNANLSLSEEEDGETEPH; the protein is encoded by the coding sequence ATGGTTGTTCAGGAATTCATATATATGCTTACAATTCAGGGAGAATTGACTCCCAAAACCTTGAAGGAATACGCGAGTGATTTGAAACATTTCACTGAATGGTATAAGGGAAACGATACTCGAAGTGAAGAAATTTCGTTTCGAATCGAAGACGTGGATACATCGACTTTGGTCAATTACCGGGAAGATTCAGAAAAGGTATTGCAATTGAAACCATCTACCATTAATCGCAGATTGATTACACTCAAGCGTTTTTTCAAGTGGGCGGTAGCCGAATCCAAAATCAACCTGGATCCTTCCAAACCTCTGAAATTCATTCCGGAAGACAAGGTCAGCCCCCGCAGGATGACAACTGCTGAGGAACAATCATTCCTCTTGGCGGTCGAAAACGGCAACTCGCTTCGAGACCGAACCATCCTTACCCTCATGTTTCATACGGGTTTGCGGACGATGGAGGTATGCAACCTCGCTCCCGGTGATATTGAATTAGGGAAACGAAGCGGACAACTCACGGTGAGGGCCGATAAACGAAACGGTCAACGGAAAATCCCGCTGAACATGACATGTATTGCTTTGTTGAAGAGGTATATGGCCGGTCTCGCACCGGATAGCCCTTACCTGTTTCCTTCGGAGAAAACCAGTGATCGCTTAACAGAGAGGGCGCTGCGCCATTTGATCAAAAAAGTGATGACTACAGCCGGGCTGGAAGGGCTAAGTTCCCATGATCTGCGTCATCGGTTTGGATACGCCATGGCCGAGCATACACCACTGCATCGCTTGGCAGAAATGATGGGGCATATCAATCCGGATACCACGATGATTTATGTGAAGGGGTTAAATGCCAATTTATCTTTGTCAGAAGAAGAGGATGGAGAAACGGAACCACATTAA
- a CDS encoding galactose ABC transporter substrate-binding protein produces MKKTWMTLLLTACMVAAAGCSSGGDSAGGSTGTDTGGQTAAGTETPKIGVAIYKFDDTFMTGVRNAMTAAAEGKATLDIVDSQNAQPTQNEKVDLFVSKKYNAMAVNPVDRTAAGVIIDKAKAASIPVVFLNREPVAEDMNKWDKVYYVGAKAEESGTISGQLIVDYWKAHPEADKNGDGKLQYVMLKGEPGHQDAELRTKYSVQAIQDAGIEVEALAEDTAMWDRVKGQEKMQAFLASHGDKIEAVLANNDDMALGAIEALKAAGYFKDGKTMPVVGVDATAPAIQALQDGTMLGTVLNDAKNQGAATVALASVLAKGETPTKENTGYDITDGKYVWIAYKKITKDNIADAQ; encoded by the coding sequence ATGAAGAAAACGTGGATGACATTGTTGCTTACAGCGTGTATGGTTGCGGCGGCGGGGTGCAGCAGTGGCGGAGACAGCGCAGGCGGAAGTACAGGAACAGATACAGGAGGTCAGACGGCCGCAGGAACGGAAACGCCGAAGATTGGCGTGGCGATCTATAAGTTTGATGACACGTTCATGACGGGTGTACGGAATGCAATGACGGCAGCAGCGGAAGGCAAAGCCACACTCGATATCGTGGATAGCCAGAACGCACAGCCGACTCAGAATGAGAAAGTCGATCTGTTTGTATCCAAGAAATACAACGCAATGGCCGTGAATCCGGTTGACCGGACCGCTGCAGGAGTCATTATTGACAAAGCCAAAGCGGCCAGCATTCCAGTTGTCTTTCTGAACCGTGAGCCGGTTGCTGAAGACATGAACAAGTGGGATAAAGTGTATTACGTTGGAGCCAAGGCGGAAGAGTCCGGCACGATCTCCGGTCAGCTCATTGTGGACTACTGGAAGGCCCACCCGGAAGCAGATAAAAACGGTGATGGTAAGCTGCAATACGTCATGCTGAAAGGCGAGCCGGGCCACCAGGATGCTGAGCTGCGGACTAAATATTCCGTACAGGCCATCCAGGATGCCGGTATTGAAGTGGAAGCGCTGGCGGAAGACACGGCGATGTGGGATCGGGTCAAAGGCCAGGAGAAAATGCAGGCGTTCCTTGCCTCCCACGGAGACAAAATTGAAGCGGTATTGGCTAACAACGATGACATGGCACTTGGAGCCATTGAAGCGTTGAAAGCAGCCGGATACTTCAAAGACGGCAAAACAATGCCTGTTGTCGGCGTGGATGCAACGGCTCCGGCCATTCAGGCCCTTCAGGACGGAACGATGCTGGGCACGGTGTTGAATGATGCCAAGAACCAGGGCGCAGCAACGGTTGCACTCGCTTCCGTACTTGCGAAAGG
- a CDS encoding cache domain-containing sensor histidine kinase, which produces MKMSAGWIKSLWLKLRSRLRSSRVSSIRFIITWSFSVFIVLVLTIMAMLLHDKFTQAAERSAELTTRQIVDQVSYNLEDYVRSMSHLYRAIEEHMLRDGTWEGEQVDKQLDTLLSSREDIISITLLDSSGQLLKNRPSAELKSSAHVTQQGWFQSALRVPDHLSFSLPHIQNMYTGPYTWVVSMSKGITVRQDGQDRQVILLVDINFKQMDELSRRVSLGQRGYVYIIDESAGNIVYHPQQQLMYMGLKSENIEQALVATGSYEDEADGQKRLNTVKSVANIGWKIVGVAYLDEIMTTRQEVNGYLIRVLLVVLVLVILVSLFLSSSLTRPIRRMERKMKAVERGDFNVELPIEGPLEVERLSRRFNLMVYKIRTLMSEIIHEQEQKRRLELEALQAQINPHFLYNTLNSVVRMVGMSRNEEVITMITSLSRLFRISLSQGKTIITVREELEHAHHYLTIQQMRFKRKFNFSMDADEDTLDCLTLKLVLQPLIENAIVHGIEYQMDEGCIEIRVYREDDKLVFRITDNGVGMTEEQMSRLLVGSPIVKSGAGSGVAVRNVHDRIQLYYGEAYGLEFDSELEEGTTVWIRIPIQWEREEDDAHDEP; this is translated from the coding sequence ATGAAAATGTCTGCCGGATGGATAAAATCCCTTTGGCTCAAGCTTCGGTCCAGGCTGCGTTCATCCAGGGTCAGCAGCATCCGCTTTATTATTACGTGGTCCTTCTCCGTCTTCATTGTATTGGTGCTGACCATCATGGCGATGCTGCTGCATGACAAATTCACGCAGGCTGCGGAGCGAAGTGCGGAGCTGACGACGAGACAGATCGTGGATCAGGTCAGTTACAATCTGGAGGATTATGTCCGCAGCATGTCCCATCTGTATCGAGCCATCGAAGAGCATATGCTGCGGGACGGGACTTGGGAAGGGGAGCAGGTAGACAAACAGCTTGACACACTGCTTAGCAGCCGTGAAGATATCATCTCTATTACTTTGCTGGATTCCTCAGGGCAATTACTCAAGAACAGACCCTCCGCCGAATTAAAGTCGAGTGCCCATGTGACACAGCAAGGGTGGTTTCAATCTGCGCTCCGAGTGCCGGATCACCTTAGTTTCTCGCTGCCTCATATCCAGAACATGTACACAGGCCCATACACATGGGTCGTTTCCATGAGCAAAGGCATTACCGTACGGCAAGATGGTCAGGATCGACAAGTAATTCTGCTGGTCGATATCAACTTCAAACAAATGGACGAACTGAGCCGCCGGGTCAGTCTGGGGCAGCGGGGATACGTCTACATTATCGACGAAAGTGCAGGCAATATCGTATACCATCCGCAGCAGCAATTAATGTACATGGGGCTCAAAAGTGAAAATATCGAACAGGCGCTGGTGGCAACCGGCAGTTATGAAGATGAGGCGGATGGGCAGAAAAGGCTGAATACCGTCAAGTCAGTCGCCAATATTGGTTGGAAAATCGTTGGTGTGGCCTATCTGGATGAGATCATGACAACCCGCCAGGAGGTCAATGGATACCTGATTCGGGTACTGCTGGTTGTATTGGTATTGGTCATCCTCGTTTCGCTGTTTCTCTCTTCCAGTCTGACACGTCCGATCCGGCGCATGGAACGAAAGATGAAGGCGGTGGAGCGAGGGGATTTTAACGTGGAGCTGCCCATCGAGGGGCCGTTGGAAGTGGAACGTTTATCCCGCCGCTTTAACCTGATGGTCTATAAGATCCGTACCTTGATGAGTGAAATCATTCATGAACAGGAACAGAAACGACGTCTCGAACTGGAAGCTTTGCAGGCTCAGATTAATCCGCATTTCCTATATAATACGTTGAATTCGGTCGTGCGTATGGTGGGCATGAGCCGGAATGAGGAAGTCATTACGATGATTACTTCGTTATCCCGATTGTTTCGCATCAGTCTCAGTCAAGGGAAAACGATTATTACGGTCAGGGAAGAACTGGAGCACGCCCATCATTACCTGACGATTCAGCAGATGCGGTTCAAGCGGAAATTCAATTTTAGCATGGATGCGGATGAGGACACGCTGGACTGCCTGACACTTAAGCTGGTGCTTCAACCGCTCATTGAAAATGCCATTGTGCATGGCATTGAGTATCAGATGGACGAGGGGTGCATTGAGATTCGTGTATACCGGGAGGACGACAAGCTGGTATTTCGTATTACGGATAATGGGGTCGGCATGACGGAAGAACAGATGTCGAGACTCCTGGTGGGCAGTCCTATCGTGAAAAGTGGAGCAGGATCAGGTGTAGCTGTACGCAATGTGCATGATCGGATTCAGCTCTATTATGGCGAGGCTTACGGTCTTGAATTTGATAGTGAACTGGAAGAAGGCACAACCGTCTGGATTCGGATTCCGATTCAATGGGAACGAGAGGAGGATGATGCTCATGATGAACCATAA
- a CDS encoding cold-shock protein: MQTGTVKWFNADKGFGFIETEEGTDVFVHFSAIQGDGFKTLDEGQRVQFEVTQGNRGPQAENVTKV, from the coding sequence ATGCAAACAGGTACAGTGAAATGGTTTAACGCGGACAAAGGATTTGGCTTTATCGAAACTGAAGAAGGAACAGACGTATTCGTTCATTTCAGTGCAATTCAAGGCGACGGTTTCAAAACATTGGACGAAGGACAACGCGTTCAATTTGAAGTAACTCAAGGTAACCGTGGTCCACAGGCTGAGAACGTTACTAAAGTTTAA
- a CDS encoding response regulator, whose translation MYRVLLVDDEEDVREGLVVEVDWEALDLRIVGLAENGREALEMAERVEPDIVVTDISMPFMDGLELAKRLRERNPLVKVVILTGYDEFDYARQAVSLSVDEYLLKPFSAGHLTELLTRLRAQMAAEVAEREDVQQLRDHYYTSLPLLQADLMATLLHRQKSPQYIHGKAKQCGLDLHGERYGVSVLTLHMDGDQSGDVELKQFAALNIAAEVWTEHGAGHAFMHQETIVLLYVDRWGGEDGEKRQQQALENVMRSINHYLRIPATVGSGSIVNTLAGVKHAYEDALLALDYRLVPGTDPLIYIADVERQTAGKLRFDELKQQTLTRCLKAGTQAELEDALEIIFREITVEHGRSDIQLYLIEVLTNVWKAAQASGEAMEDIFGAGFQLYADLFRLPGLSEAQGKVREVCLLVQHRIASGRQHVYKDIVEQALSFTKEHYADPDLSIQKVCGHLHISSGYFCGIFKKEVQLTFLQYLMQIRMEAAKELLRSTEMKSFEIAGQVGFAEPNYFSFCFKKHIGISPKEYRKMTALTTSEGSSR comes from the coding sequence GTGTACCGGGTATTGCTGGTGGATGATGAAGAGGATGTACGCGAAGGGTTGGTTGTAGAGGTGGATTGGGAAGCACTCGATCTGCGCATAGTTGGTCTGGCGGAGAATGGACGTGAAGCACTGGAGATGGCAGAACGAGTGGAGCCGGATATTGTGGTAACGGATATCAGCATGCCATTTATGGATGGACTTGAACTTGCCAAAAGGCTGAGGGAGCGAAATCCACTCGTAAAAGTGGTGATTTTGACTGGATATGATGAATTCGACTACGCCCGGCAAGCAGTCTCGCTGAGTGTGGATGAATATTTACTGAAGCCTTTCTCGGCGGGACATTTAACAGAACTGCTTACAAGATTGCGTGCGCAGATGGCGGCTGAAGTGGCCGAACGAGAGGATGTACAGCAGCTGCGCGACCATTATTATACAAGCCTGCCCTTGTTACAGGCGGACCTGATGGCCACTTTGCTGCATCGGCAAAAATCACCGCAATATATTCATGGCAAAGCAAAGCAATGTGGCCTGGATCTGCATGGTGAGCGCTATGGTGTATCCGTATTGACCCTGCATATGGACGGAGACCAATCCGGGGATGTGGAGCTGAAGCAGTTCGCTGCGCTAAACATTGCCGCAGAGGTATGGACGGAACACGGGGCCGGACATGCTTTTATGCATCAGGAGACGATTGTGCTGCTCTATGTAGATCGGTGGGGTGGAGAAGACGGGGAGAAACGACAGCAGCAGGCGCTGGAAAATGTAATGCGCAGCATCAATCACTATCTGCGTATTCCTGCCACTGTTGGATCGGGCTCGATCGTGAACACACTGGCAGGTGTGAAGCATGCCTATGAGGATGCACTACTGGCACTGGATTATCGGCTTGTCCCGGGGACCGATCCTCTTATCTATATTGCAGATGTGGAGCGGCAGACGGCGGGCAAATTGCGTTTTGACGAGTTGAAGCAGCAGACGCTGACACGTTGTCTGAAAGCGGGTACGCAGGCGGAGCTGGAGGACGCGCTAGAGATCATTTTCCGGGAAATTACGGTGGAGCATGGGCGAAGTGACATTCAACTGTATCTGATTGAAGTTTTAACGAACGTTTGGAAAGCGGCCCAGGCATCGGGTGAGGCCATGGAGGACATTTTTGGGGCAGGGTTCCAGTTGTATGCCGATTTGTTCCGTTTGCCTGGGTTGTCTGAGGCACAGGGTAAGGTGCGGGAGGTCTGTCTGCTCGTTCAACATCGCATTGCCAGCGGAAGGCAGCATGTATACAAGGATATTGTGGAACAGGCGTTGTCGTTTACCAAAGAACACTACGCCGATCCGGATCTGTCCATTCAGAAAGTATGCGGGCATCTGCATATCAGTTCGGGTTATTTTTGTGGCATTTTCAAAAAAGAAGTACAGCTTACCTTCCTGCAATATTTGATGCAGATCCGGATGGAGGCGGCGAAGGAATTACTTCGATCCACAGAGATGAAGTCGTTTGAGATTGCAGGGCAGGTAGGCTTCGCGGAACCGAATTATTTCAGTTTTTGCTTCAAAAAACATATCGGCATCTCGCCCAAAGAATATCGCAAAATGACTGCACTAACAACTAGTGAAGGCTCAAGCCGATGA
- a CDS encoding substrate-binding domain-containing protein, which produces MMNHKDNSTCAKRTNMVTTTNRTDWIGYVGMRMKILFRSEVDQGGVRVLMLRLMAMTAVMCCILLCMACSMSSTDSAGSSPRIAMITPAGTGELAEAIRLGAEAAAKEAGAELITVEAFPSAGVNYAPSNPDFTAGQRKINQEHLPNGNYPLSEREQAQVDAVSLALEEGASALLIDPLSERALIEIIQKTQTMNVNGAVIPVIVLNDEFPVKGITSVISMDNVEAGRQAGQAMADLLGGRGRVALLGPDPVNPGLIHREQGVEESLAQYPGIHVEPPFVCSTRDGCWQAAKQLLDQQKVDGFIALQEPASLGAADELNRRTLGNNGIKAKIVGFGSEQQQLEQLQEGKIQHLIVQNGFSAGYLGVNQAVARLNNQQVQARVTLETKLVSTDNMFWMDNQKLLFPFVQ; this is translated from the coding sequence ATGATGAACCATAAAGATAACAGCACGTGCGCCAAGCGAACCAACATGGTGACGACGACCAACAGAACGGATTGGATCGGGTATGTGGGAATGAGAATGAAAATCCTCTTCCGCTCGGAAGTCGACCAAGGGGGAGTCCGAGTTCTTATGCTTCGTTTAATGGCAATGACAGCAGTAATGTGCTGCATCTTATTATGTATGGCGTGCAGTATGTCGAGTACGGATTCAGCTGGATCGTCGCCGCGTATTGCAATGATTACACCAGCCGGAACAGGTGAATTGGCGGAGGCGATAAGGCTTGGGGCTGAAGCAGCTGCCAAGGAGGCGGGGGCGGAGCTGATTACGGTGGAGGCCTTCCCATCCGCAGGGGTTAATTACGCACCATCTAACCCCGACTTTACAGCAGGACAGCGAAAGATTAACCAAGAGCATTTGCCAAATGGGAATTATCCACTGAGCGAACGTGAACAAGCTCAGGTCGATGCCGTATCGCTGGCACTGGAAGAGGGAGCCTCGGCACTGTTGATTGATCCCTTGAGTGAGAGGGCACTCATAGAGATTATCCAGAAGACCCAAACAATGAATGTCAACGGAGCGGTCATCCCCGTGATTGTGCTGAACGATGAGTTTCCTGTAAAAGGTATAACAAGTGTCATCTCGATGGATAACGTCGAGGCTGGACGGCAGGCGGGCCAGGCTATGGCTGATCTTCTCGGAGGACGAGGACGTGTAGCCTTACTGGGTCCTGATCCGGTAAACCCGGGTCTGATTCACCGGGAGCAAGGGGTGGAGGAATCACTGGCCCAGTATCCGGGCATTCATGTGGAGCCACCATTCGTATGCAGCACCCGGGATGGCTGCTGGCAGGCGGCGAAGCAACTGCTGGACCAGCAGAAGGTGGATGGCTTCATTGCCCTGCAGGAACCTGCTTCTCTGGGAGCAGCCGATGAACTGAATCGGCGTACGTTGGGGAACAACGGGATAAAGGCAAAGATTGTGGGATTTGGCAGTGAGCAGCAGCAGCTGGAGCAGTTGCAGGAGGGTAAAATCCAACACTTAATTGTACAAAACGGATTCAGTGCAGGATATCTTGGTGTGAATCAGGCCGTTGCGAGGCTGAACAATCAACAAGTGCAAGCGAGGGTGACGCTGGAAACGAAACTGGTCAGTACGGACAATATGTTCTGGATGGATAATCAGAAGCTGCTGTTTCCTTTTGTACAATGA